The genome window AGGCCGAGTGCTTGCCCCAGCTGAACGACTTCTTCAGCCGCTTCTGGGCCCAGCGGGAAATGGAGGACAGCCAGCCTGGTGGCCAGGTCACCAGCTTCTTTGAGGCGGAGCAGGTGGACGCAGGCCACTTCCTGGACAACAAAGACCAGGAAGAGGCCTTGTCTCTGGACCGGAGCAGCACCATTGCCTCGGACCACGTGGTGGACACGCAGGACCTGACCGAGTTCCTGGATGAAGCCTCATCCCCGGGCGAGTTCGCCGTCTTCCTCCTGCACCGGCTCTTCCCCGAGCTCTTTGACCACCGGAAGCTGGGCGAGCAGTTCAGCTGCTACGGGGATGGCGGCAAGCAGGAGCTGGACCCGCAGAGGCTGCAGATCATCCGCAACTACACGGAGATCTACTTCCCCGACatgcaggaggaggaggcctgGCTGCAGCAGTGCGCGCAGCGCATCAACGACGAGCTCGAGGGCCTGGGGCTGGACGCGGGCAGCGAGGGCGAGCCCCCGCGCGACGACTGCTACGACTCCTCCAGCCTGCCCGATGACATCTCCGTGGTCAAGGTGGAGGACAGCTTCGAGGGCGAGCGGCCCGGCAGGCGCTCCAAGAAGATCTGGCTGGTGCCCATTGACTTTGACAAGCTGGACATCCCGCAGCCTGACTTCGAGGTGCCGGGCGCCGACTGCCTGCTCAGCAAGGAGCAGCTGCGCAGCATCTATGAGAGCAGCCTGTCCATCGGCAACTTCGCCTCCCGCCTGCTGGTGCACCTCTTCCCCGAGCTCTTCACCCACGAGAACCTGCGCAAGCAGTACAACTGCAGCGGCTCCCTGGGCAAGAAGCAGCTGGACCCGACCCGCATCAAGCTCATCCGCCACTACGTGCAGCTGCTTTACCCCCGGGCCAAAAACGACCGCGTCTGGACTCTGGAGTTCGTGGGCAAGCTGGACGAGCGCTGCCGTCGCCGGGACACGGAGCAGAGGCGCTCCTACCAGCAGCAGCGCAAGGTCCACGTGCCAGGCCCCGAGTGCAGAGAGCTGGGGAGCTATGCAGTCAACCCCGAGAGGTTCCGAGAGGAGTTTGAGGGGCCCCCGCTGCCCCCCGAAAGGAGCAGCAAGGACTTCTGCAAGATCCCCTTGGACGAGCTGGTGGTTCCCTCGCCCGACTTCCCGGTGCCTTCCCCCTACCTGCTGTCAGACAAGGAGGTGCGCGAGATCGTGCAGCAGAGCCTCTCCGTGGGCAACTTCGCCGCCCGGCTCCTCGTCCGCCTCTTTCCCGAACTCTTCACCGCCGAGAACCTGCGGCTGCAGTACAACCATTCCGGGGCTTGCAACAAGAAGCAGCTGGACCCCACACGCCTGCGACTCATCCGTCACTACGTGGAAGCCGTGTACCCCGTGGAGAAGATGGAGGAGGTGTGGCACTATGAATGTATCCCTAGCATCGATGAGCGGTGTCGCCGCCCCAACAGGAAAAAATGCGACATCCTCAAGAAAGCCAAGAAAGTAGAGAAATGATGGCCTGTGGGCTGCCCAGAGACTCAGAGGCCAGGAAGGCTGAGCAATGGGCACCCCTGGGACTGAGTGTTATTTTGGAGCACGTGTACGGGATCCACAGACAGGCACCTTATGTCAGTGGGGAGTGGCTTACTACATTTGCACACGTAAACACCCACCCAGCCGCAGGAAAGAAGCCTTGAATTGGTCTCTTATGACTTTTGTCCTGTGTTCCCTGGTGGTGCAGCCTAGGCGTGGGGACAGCCGGCTGTGGGCGCCGGGTCTTGGGTGGGGCCTCACTCCCTGGCGGTGCCCGCCCCAGCCCCTCACAACTTAAAATGCAAACTCAGCAACTCTCTTGTTCCTCTTCCCACATTTCACATCTTCCATTTTgatccccccttttttttttttaattagaaagaaacccttttttaaaaaaatcattgggCTCTTTGGGAGCCATtttacttagagaaaaaaaatcttttttaaaagaagtgccATGTTGATGCACGATGGCTAATCATAGATCCAAGTGGCATAGAGATTGATTTTACTGACCTTGTCTTTTACATCTGATTTTGGAAGAGTCAAGATGCCCCTTGGATGGCAGTAGAGGGGCTGGAATGGCGTGAAGTGCTTTGCGGCCATGCCCAGGCTCCCCTCTCTGCTGTGGTGCCCAGGAAGGCTTCGCCGCAGCTTGGCCTGCTGGCGTCGCCGCGTCAGTAGAGTGCCATGCGCACTCTCTGTAGGCAGAACACTGGATGACGTTAATATGAATGTCAGTAGACGTGGAAACACGTTCACGATGTCCTCATCTGAGCTGTGTCCTGCCACTGCCCCCGTTCCCTCTCCGTGCGTGGTTGCTTGGTTGGAGGGAGCAGACGTGTTTCCCTGGAAAACCATATGGGGGCATTTGGCTTCTAGTTTGATTTTAGGCTGGGCCTCTTTGGGCTCACCAATAACTGTTTACTTTCTGAGTGTGTATTTGTACAAGATCTGGGTTCTGGGAGCTGCGCGGTGACTTCCCCAGACTTCAGTGTCCGCTCCTCCAGGCAGCAGCACGTCCTTGTTCCTCAGAGCGGGCATTGGAAGGACACAGGTCATCTCAAATGGGGCTCCCATGTTCCTTCCCAGGGTCCACTCAGAACTTTCCCCCTTGAACCCTATAGAAGGTCCTGCTGTCCTACTCCTGGCCCATCCCTTGGCTTTGGGGTGCACATCTCTTCTCTCCCCACTGATTGGGAAGGTCACACTACTCCAGGCCAGCAGCATGCTCTCTAACCAGGACATTCCCCAACAcgtaatttacttaaaaataatacttgttCCTATCTAACTTTGGGGGCCAAATGCctaagagg of Microcebus murinus isolate Inina chromosome 5, M.murinus_Inina_mat1.0, whole genome shotgun sequence contains these proteins:
- the BEND3 gene encoding BEN domain-containing protein 3, encoding MNSTEFSEDVEEVLKNNTVKVETEAEDAALDCSVNSRTSDKHPLDSIFTTLQDSSKRKQPVSDGLPDSVPSVKRRRLIPEALLAGMRNRENSSPCQGNGEQASRGRISGSVWLGEDEPCNDVTTPSYKKPLYGISHKIMEKKNPPSGDLLNTYELFEKANASNSPSPLRLLNEPQKRDYGGTGAATDGDPNIYFLIQKMFYMLNTLTSNMSQLHSKVDLLSLEVSRIKKQVSPTEMVAKFQPPPEYQLTAAELKQIVDQSLSGGDLACRLLVQLFPELFSDVDFSRGCSACGFAAKRKLESLHLQLIRNYVEVYYPSVKDTAVWQAECLPQLNDFFSRFWAQREMEDSQPGGQVTSFFEAEQVDAGHFLDNKDQEEALSLDRSSTIASDHVVDTQDLTEFLDEASSPGEFAVFLLHRLFPELFDHRKLGEQFSCYGDGGKQELDPQRLQIIRNYTEIYFPDMQEEEAWLQQCAQRINDELEGLGLDAGSEGEPPRDDCYDSSSLPDDISVVKVEDSFEGERPGRRSKKIWLVPIDFDKLDIPQPDFEVPGADCLLSKEQLRSIYESSLSIGNFASRLLVHLFPELFTHENLRKQYNCSGSLGKKQLDPTRIKLIRHYVQLLYPRAKNDRVWTLEFVGKLDERCRRRDTEQRRSYQQQRKVHVPGPECRELGSYAVNPERFREEFEGPPLPPERSSKDFCKIPLDELVVPSPDFPVPSPYLLSDKEVREIVQQSLSVGNFAARLLVRLFPELFTAENLRLQYNHSGACNKKQLDPTRLRLIRHYVEAVYPVEKMEEVWHYECIPSIDERCRRPNRKKCDILKKAKKVEK